CGCAAAACGATAATATCTTTCTTGGCTGCCATTTCATCGACATGTTTCTGTTGAtatctcattttatttattttttgtaataattgtgCTTTTATTTCGTTTTCTTCGAAATCAATATTTTTGCTTTGCAACCAGTTTTGTATATCGGTCTTCCTCCAGCCCATGTTTGGCAGAAGATCTACTTTCCTTGAGTGGTATGACGCGTTGTCCATGACGATTACAGATCCAGGCTCTATTTTTTCTAATGTTTCTTGAaacctttaaataaaaaatacatgtttATTATCACTCAATATGACAAGTATTATTGTAGGTAAAAAATTAAACAGAATTTTGCCTAAGATAAGGATCCAGAAATTCTATACGTCTACAATACACTAACCAATTACAGGAAAACTTAACAATTCATTTTATATCCCTACGGCTTTTGTAAGCGCACGTGTTTTATGACCTTGTTTACGTCAAGTTTCGGCATCGTTTGTAACTGTTATTGTTATAATGGGCTCAACTTTTATTGCAGGTACACATATTATAAAGTATGtagtatgtttattattttttcttcacgCAACGGAGCGATGTAACGAACGGAGTAATGATCTATTTACTTTGACATTTTGGGTAAAATGTGTTACTACTTACCATTTTTCGAAATTATGAGAATCCATTTCTCCATGGTAATCACCATCCGACTTTTTCGCTTCGAACACCCAGTCTGCTCCTTCCAAAAATCCATTTTCGTTACCTATATGGGTCACAATTAAGCGTCTCCCTTTTGCCGGATTTTTTAAACCAGTCGATAACCCTCTTAAAAACGCATCGCGACTGCTTTTAATATCATCGTCCATCCATACGTGATCTACAGTATGGCCTGTAAAAATAAACAGTGAAAGTCAGTTATGTCagtaaacaacaacaaaaatagCTTTAGATTGcaaaataataactttaaaaCTAACCTTCATTGACCCAAGTTTCATCtaaatagtatatttttttattttctttcctgTAATCAGATattttgtgtatatatattattcgCCATACTTGAAGATCCGGCCTGTCTAACAGGACACTTTTTCTTGATCTTTTCGCATAtttaaaattcagttttttcatTATCTTGTACATCGTCGATAAAGTAAAGTTTGGTAGATTGTCATCTTCGTTTACAGCTGTCAAAACTTTCTTAATTGTAGGCAGTTCACCATCAAAATAATATTGGTGTATTTTCAGTCTAATTGCGGAAAGTGTAAAATCGTCTAACTTGTCcacaatttttttaatatctttatGTTTTTGTGGAGATGACGTCGTGCCCATAgtccttttttcttttataatatttcttattgtCCTTGTCGATGTCCTCATAATGTCTGCAGTTATTTCATCCACTTCCCTTTTAAATGGGTATGTGGACATAGATTTTTCGACGTAGGCATGCACATTTAACGCAATGAGTTTTTCATTAGCAGTTAAATTTTGACTGCGTTTTCGTATCTTAGGCGGAGGCGGCGCTATCTCACGAGATGGTCCCGGTGTAGGATCATCCATTGTGAAAacctaaaaatataagttcctattaaatttacaacatttgtgtgtattgaaaattattaataaatatgacTAGCTAGGATCACGGTAACTAGTgatcaacaataaaaaaaaaatattttctgagTTTTCGAGATAAATACTTATAACTGCAATACCTActcgtatattatttattctttttacaGACTACAAAACCGAATATTGATGCTCAACCGCGCATCAAGTTCTTTTGacttttgacattttttttactttggccAGTAGtgttctatttaaattaaaattacttacggCTTCCACAAAAGAGATTATGTAGCACAATGTCAACAGTATCCAAGTCACAAGCAAAGTCGGAGTCCAAATAACGACAGCCAAAGTCGTTAGTCCGTAGCACAACAAAAGCAGCCAATACACTTGCAAATCGGAATACCAGGGGAAAGCTAAGTCAAACGAAAAAGAACACACTACAGAACAACCACGAAAACGCGTACACATGACAAAAGCCAGGGAACGAGTGACGAGACGAGCGACAAAACGAAATTATCCcagggctgccagatgaaaaaaaggcatgatcgtacgtcaactacaaaaaaatcgtattccaaggaaattttgaaatgaaaagatagtacaacttaaaagttcaaagtttttatgaaaaatgagaataattcgttaagaatcagaaaaataatgctATAAACTAGACTTATACTAATTTTCTGAGGTTAATTTTGCGTGTGATTcactgaacattttttttagtcCGAGTCAAATGTACGTTTTATAAGACATTCcgctattttttaaatattttttgaagatTGTTTCGAAAACGATTATGCCctgtgataaaaaaatacattttaataattcattACGTTCTATAATATGAGAAAAAAATAGGCACCTTATACCTAAAATCTGTTCGAAGTCTAGGGATTATAAATCATGTCATGACAGTCCTACTAATTTATCATCCAAACCTATCTGATTTTATAATGAATGATTCACTCACGTAAGTGGAATGAACTATGAGCATTGGAACCACTACgaattcaattaaatttaaaaataagttgttttatttgtaCATGTGTCTTATGAATTTAATAGATAAATGAATCAGTTCCTTTAGAAAGAAATCTAAAACTTTCCCATCCTTAGTTATGTCACAAATGTCActggcggccatattgtttaCATTCTGGGcacaaatgaaacaaaacgactataatttaatattaagaagttatTGTAATAGTGCTGATTACAGTatacatcatctaattttaatttaagttataggtacctgtcattttcttatccgccgaacaggaatgggacgggtaatcgacaggcataaaatttatgacacacgtcaattttaggcagaaaaaacaTCTCTTAAAATTTcacattggtcaataacccgacggaattacgttgacagcacatgttACGGTGatatatcagcgagatgcctattttattcgctagggttattcattcattttaaaattaaccgttgttgtcgtgaaccatacataatcatgtaaggtcacgaattatctgaattctgaatcacattccaaaactgaaatgtgtcatagttatatgaaatacctatggggcaaaatacccacaaatgggccatgtgcccatagctgtctaaatatagggtaaaaaactaacgatgttagaatatgtgattagaatgtttcatagttatgtgaatacctatggggcaaaatacccacaaatggacaacgtgcccatagccgtctgaatatagggtaaaaagcccacgacgtttgaatatgtgattagaatgtttcatagttatgtGAATACCTATgcggcaaaatacccacaaatggacaacatgcccatagccgtctgaatatagggtaaaaagcccacgatgtttgaatatggggtgaaaccccgcgaatggcctccaaccgccccttacagccatccctgtccacctgattgccttgataaattcatctgattacctgataaatcaccacaacgatattaccttgtgcaatgttttactgtttgttttactatccgttttactgtttactgtctgttgttctctttatcgatttgtatcggataatacaaatatagcataactgacatctaagtaattaggaaaatatataagtattataagacttaactgaatattcttcctgcacatcgacaggaagtctgataaaactgcgattgattgttatacctgaaaacacactgtttcttctgtaatctgtttctgaataatctgaatattcactgatttctgttctctcctcttaatgcaatttcatttgttccctttgtcgatttataccaaataatacaaatacctatagcataactgatatctaagtaattaggaaaatatataagtattattagacttaacttgggggaggcctatgcccagcagtgggcgtcgtacggctgatgatgatgataagacttaactgaatattcttcctgcacatcgacaggaagtctgataaaactgttgttgattgttatacctgaaaatacactgttatttctgctctgatctgtttctgaataatctgaatgttcactgatttctgttctctgttctaatgcaccttcttttgttctctgaaaattatttagttttttcgtaatgacagcccgccaaaagcatcaacttttttctggccagtgttattattatgacatatataacctacaaatcgattactcactcgagtgaaaataaaatcgatatgatgcattttaatattattatgaatttgattatttaaattcgagaactcgtccctttccttttcggcggataagaaaatgacaggtatagcttaaaataaaattaggtgtctgcgggaatcggggccaatgtcttaAACCTAATAAAGTTTTTTGTTTCTATGATGAATGATTGTTTACTGTTTATTATCGTAGTCAAAGTGAACGAAGCGGGCAAGCTAGTAGAATTTCAAATCACACACcccggtcacttcatacaacacacctcgttttacacatgttttacacagacactacacattgacgttatcgtacacgcgcatctgtgtgtgtcatGTGTGAcgatgattgaagactaaagtaaggccgaGAGGGTTTAAGGTAAACCTAGGTCAGCTGCGGAGAGTATATACGtagtcatcaccagcccattaacgtccccactgctggggcacgggccttccctatggatggatagggagatcgggccttaaaccatcacgcgggcccagtgcggattggtggttattaacgactgctaatgcagccgggaccaacggcttaacgtgccttccgaagcacggaggagctcgagatgaaaacggtCGAGATGaacggaagttgcttaacttcaacaatcgcagaccgagcgcgtttaccgctgcgccaccgagctcctatatacgtagtatttattccttattctatgactcccagcagtgggcgtcatacggctgatgatgataattctATGACtaaaggtaaataaaaaacataaatacttgGATAATAGTGTAATGTCATTAACAATAACATTAGTCTTTCATTGATGGCAATACAATTttgaacattaaataaaaaatatgttattatcTACATGTTAGGTCGGAGACCGTACGCTaatacagataaaaaaaatttGGCGCGCATTTTGGGAACTTTCAAATTATTGCAAAGACCTTTTTACATTCAGCCTGCTTTCAAGTTACACACaagacaaattatttttttgaacttgtttttttttaaagacactGCGATTTAACGTTCCCTAAGCCAAATACATACAtccattcatacatacattttattataagagTTACCTACAATTAAGAAAAATTGTgacaatattgaaaaaaaaaacacttataaACTACTTTAACATGATGGACGTTAATCGTTCATAAcatttaaacattattttaccGTTTAATTATTGGTACAATGCCATTACGGTTTCTGAACTTTTTACGGGCATGTTCGTTTCATAAATATCCgacaagatatattttttaacatcaTCTATAGATCTATcgaaaacaattaaataaaatattatcctGGCGTCAATTTTGATGTAGCCACTTCAAGTATTTCGAAAAAGTCGTAAAATGTCGTacagtttaatttaatttaaactgtggcggacccaactagatGACTAACTAGTTCCGCCcatatgcaacagatggcgccaccattcaataatgcagtcctgaaacgcgctatcgaagtttgaaaaaaagtaagtaaaagtagTAATTAGACATCAAATCCTGTTTGTTGCACATGAAACGAACACCCACTAAGAAACGTCAAACTCATTTGACAGTTCGACGTTTGAATTTGACAGTGCCACCGTAATGGCCTCTACGATTACTTAAACC
This region of Pectinophora gossypiella chromosome 28, ilPecGoss1.1, whole genome shotgun sequence genomic DNA includes:
- the LOC126379181 gene encoding uncharacterized protein LOC126379181 translates to MCTRFRGCSVVCSFSFDLAFPWYSDLQVYWLLLLCYGLTTLAVVIWTPTLLVTWILLTLCYIISFVEAVFTMDDPTPGPSREIAPPPPKIRKRSQNLTANEKLIALNVHAYVEKSMSTYPFKREVDEITADIMRTSTRTIRNIIKEKRTMGTTSSPQKHKDIKKIVDKLDDFTLSAIRLKIHQYYFDGELPTIKKVLTAVNEDDNLPNFTLSTMYKIMKKLNFKYAKRSRKSVLLDRPDLQVWRIIYIHKISDYRKENKKIYYLDETWVNEGHTVDHVWMDDDIKSSRDAFLRGLSTGLKNPAKGRRLIVTHIGNENGFLEGADWVFEAKKSDGDYHGEMDSHNFEKWFQETLEKIEPGSVIVMDNASYHSRKVDLLPNMGWRKTDIQNWLQSKNIDFEENEIKAQLLQKINKMRYQQKHVDEMAAKKDIIVLRLPPYHCELNPIELIWAQMKSYVARNNKSFKMAEVKKLLSESMARIGKEQWTACVNHVLKEEEKMKRLEGLIDDATDGVTPKFIIHISEDSSSHSESFDDDSDKEN